A part of Bacillus thuringiensis genomic DNA contains:
- the menB gene encoding 1,4-dihydroxy-2-naphthoyl-CoA synthase, producing the protein MAIEWVTEGNYEDIIYSTYNGIAKISINRPEVHNAFRPKTVMELINAFAHARDDANVGVIILTGEGGRAFCSGGDQKVRGHGGYVGDDQIPRLNVLDLQRLIRAIPKPVIAMVAGYAIGGGHVLHIVCDLTIAADNAVFGQTGPKVGSFDGGYGAGYLARMVGHKKAREIWYLCRQYNAQEALDMGLVNTVVPLEELEAETVQWAQEILANSPMALRFLKAAFNADTDGLAGIQQLAGDATLLYYTTDEAKEGRDAFKEKRSPDFGQFPRFP; encoded by the coding sequence ATGGCTATTGAATGGGTAACAGAAGGCAATTACGAAGATATTATTTATTCAACATACAATGGTATCGCAAAGATTTCGATTAACCGTCCTGAAGTACATAACGCATTCCGTCCAAAAACGGTAATGGAGTTAATCAACGCTTTTGCACACGCTCGTGATGATGCAAATGTTGGCGTTATCATTTTAACAGGTGAAGGTGGACGTGCATTCTGTTCTGGCGGCGACCAAAAAGTTCGCGGTCATGGTGGATATGTGGGTGACGACCAAATCCCTCGTCTAAACGTATTAGACTTACAACGTCTAATTCGCGCAATTCCTAAACCAGTTATTGCAATGGTAGCAGGTTATGCAATCGGTGGAGGACACGTACTTCATATCGTATGTGACTTAACAATCGCTGCAGACAACGCTGTATTCGGACAAACAGGTCCTAAAGTAGGAAGCTTTGACGGTGGATATGGAGCTGGTTACTTAGCTCGTATGGTAGGCCACAAGAAAGCTCGTGAAATTTGGTACCTATGCCGTCAATACAACGCACAGGAAGCGCTTGATATGGGCTTAGTAAACACAGTAGTACCATTAGAAGAGCTTGAAGCAGAAACAGTACAATGGGCACAAGAAATTTTAGCAAACAGCCCAATGGCACTTCGTTTCCTAAAAGCTGCATTCAACGCAGACACAGACGGTCTAGCTGGTATTCAACAACTAGCTGGAGATGCAACGTTATTGTACTACACAACTGACGAAGCAAAAGAAGGTCGCGACGCGTTCAAAGAAAAACGCAGTCCGGACTTCGGTCAATTCCCTCGTTTCCCTTGA
- the menH gene encoding 2-succinyl-6-hydroxy-2,4-cyclohexadiene-1-carboxylate synthase translates to MNVTLQGVSYEYEVVGSGEPLLLLHGFTGSMETWRSFVPSWSEQFQVILVDIVGHGKTESPENVTHYDIRNAALQVKELLDYLHIEKAHILGYSMGGRLAITMACLYPEYVRSLLLENCTAGLEREEDRKERREKDERLAQKIEREGIRSFVSMWENIPLFETQKSLAKSVQEAVRKERLANNPKGLANSLRGMGTGAQPSWWDELQNLKMPVLLMNGEHDKKFFRILKNTEKCVSGAKFVKIDGAGHAIHVEQPEKFDTIVKGFLKTMQ, encoded by the coding sequence ATGAACGTAACCCTGCAAGGTGTATCGTATGAATATGAAGTAGTCGGAAGCGGGGAACCACTTCTACTTCTTCATGGTTTTACGGGAAGCATGGAGACGTGGCGTTCCTTCGTTCCTTCTTGGAGCGAGCAATTTCAAGTCATTTTAGTAGACATTGTTGGGCACGGAAAAACGGAAAGTCCTGAAAATGTGACGCATTATGATATTCGAAATGCGGCATTACAAGTGAAAGAACTATTAGATTACCTTCATATTGAAAAAGCGCACATACTTGGCTATTCAATGGGCGGTAGACTGGCGATTACGATGGCATGTCTATATCCAGAATATGTACGTTCTCTTTTATTAGAAAATTGTACAGCTGGACTTGAACGAGAAGAGGACAGGAAAGAACGTCGTGAAAAAGATGAGCGACTTGCTCAGAAAATTGAGCGAGAAGGCATCCGAAGTTTTGTATCGATGTGGGAAAATATTCCGCTGTTTGAAACGCAAAAAAGTCTAGCAAAAAGCGTACAAGAAGCAGTGCGAAAAGAAAGGCTTGCTAACAATCCAAAAGGGCTCGCAAACAGCCTCCGTGGCATGGGAACAGGAGCACAGCCTTCATGGTGGGATGAGCTGCAAAACTTAAAAATGCCTGTTCTTTTAATGAACGGGGAGCATGATAAAAAGTTCTTTCGCATATTAAAAAACACCGAAAAATGCGTCTCTGGCGCGAAATTTGTCAAAATTGATGGTGCTGGCCATGCAATTCATGTGGAACAACCGGAAAAGTTTGATACAATAGTAAAGGGATTTCTAAAAACTATGCAGTGA
- the menD gene encoding 2-succinyl-5-enolpyruvyl-6-hydroxy-3-cyclohexene-1-carboxylic-acid synthase, producing MNNHIEALSYYLGAFVDELTRLNVCDVVISPGSRSTPIALLMEQHEGMNTYLHVDERSAGFFALGIAKAKKRPVALLCTSGTAAANYYPAVCEAFHSRVPLIVLTADRPHELRDVGAPQAMNQFNLYGTFVKQFTEMALPEASEAMYHYARMTTQRTIASALLAPQGPVHLNFPVREPLIPDFSLESLWDKGRGEYTGVVQQGNVMMPSEYVDSLVGRLSHMEKGLIICGDDSHSEIAAFAVELAEKTGYPILADPLSNIRSGHHDKAMVIDCYDTFLRNELLKETWKPEVMIRFGGMPVSKALTQFIKKQTKAVHIVVEESGQWRDPALVATEVVQASDIAFCRALIEKIPDMKKNDWSLMWQHINEKTKETLREMETYETAFEGKVITDIVHVLPEGATLFASNSMPIRDTDSFFFTSDKNIQVMANRGVNGIDGIISTALGASIICDPLVLVIGDLSFYHDLNGLLAAKLHELNITIVVVNNDGGGIFSFLPQYEKKEHFESLFGTPIGLDYEHVVKMYGGSFSRVNGWEQFREEVQKGTTTAGLHVVEICTNRDENLTLHRALWAKTQDVITTSLQGESK from the coding sequence ATGAACAATCATATAGAAGCATTGTCATATTATTTAGGCGCGTTCGTGGATGAACTGACGCGTCTAAATGTATGTGATGTTGTCATTAGTCCAGGCTCACGGTCAACGCCGATTGCTCTACTAATGGAACAACATGAAGGAATGAACACATATTTACATGTAGATGAAAGGTCAGCAGGATTTTTTGCGCTCGGTATCGCAAAGGCGAAAAAACGTCCTGTTGCATTATTATGTACGTCAGGAACAGCAGCAGCGAACTACTATCCAGCTGTATGTGAAGCTTTTCATTCACGAGTGCCGCTTATCGTCTTAACGGCAGATAGACCGCATGAATTAAGAGATGTTGGTGCGCCACAAGCGATGAATCAATTCAATTTATACGGTACATTTGTGAAGCAATTTACAGAGATGGCACTTCCAGAAGCAAGTGAAGCGATGTATCATTATGCCCGCATGACGACGCAGCGCACGATAGCAAGCGCACTTCTAGCGCCGCAAGGACCTGTTCATCTTAATTTTCCAGTTCGTGAGCCGCTTATTCCAGATTTCTCATTAGAAAGTTTATGGGATAAAGGACGCGGGGAATATACAGGAGTAGTTCAGCAAGGGAACGTGATGATGCCGAGTGAATATGTAGATTCTCTTGTAGGGCGCCTTTCACATATGGAAAAGGGGCTTATTATTTGTGGAGATGATAGTCATTCGGAAATCGCAGCGTTTGCGGTAGAACTAGCTGAAAAAACGGGATATCCAATATTAGCGGATCCACTTTCTAACATTCGTAGCGGACATCACGATAAAGCGATGGTAATCGACTGTTACGATACATTTTTACGAAATGAATTGTTAAAAGAAACGTGGAAGCCAGAAGTTATGATTCGCTTTGGTGGTATGCCTGTTTCGAAAGCATTAACGCAGTTCATTAAAAAACAGACGAAAGCTGTTCATATCGTTGTTGAAGAATCTGGGCAATGGAGAGATCCAGCTCTAGTTGCGACAGAAGTTGTACAGGCAAGTGATATTGCATTTTGCAGGGCACTAATAGAAAAAATACCAGATATGAAAAAGAATGATTGGTCCCTAATGTGGCAACATATAAACGAAAAAACGAAGGAAACGCTTCGTGAAATGGAAACATATGAAACTGCATTTGAAGGGAAAGTTATTACGGATATCGTCCACGTACTACCAGAAGGGGCAACATTATTTGCGAGTAATAGTATGCCAATTCGTGATACAGATTCATTCTTCTTCACATCGGATAAAAATATTCAAGTGATGGCAAACCGTGGTGTAAACGGGATTGATGGAATCATTTCAACAGCTTTAGGAGCGAGTATTATTTGCGATCCGCTCGTATTAGTTATTGGTGATTTATCATTTTATCACGATTTAAACGGATTATTAGCCGCAAAATTACATGAATTAAATATAACGATTGTTGTTGTAAACAATGATGGTGGCGGTATTTTCTCATTCTTACCACAATATGAGAAAAAGGAACATTTCGAATCATTATTTGGAACGCCAATTGGACTTGATTACGAGCATGTTGTCAAAATGTACGGCGGTTCATTTAGCCGTGTAAATGGTTGGGAGCAATTCCGAGAAGAGGTACAAAAGGGAACGACGACGGCAGGTTTACACGTTGTAGAAATTTGTACGAACCGTGATGAAAACTTAACATTACACCGTGCATTATGGGCAAAAACGCAGGACGTAATTACTACATCGTTGCAAGGTGAATCAAAATGA
- a CDS encoding isochorismate synthase yields the protein MIQTKQIGLQEVLAAAIKRATDEKILVSFVKQIDWMDPLLFYAAGKRIAFENRCYFADPAQHVIFAGIGSVFTIATSSHKRFQMARDEWDKVKEKAFVQRERYEFGTGPLLFGGFSFDQEKEKTDLWKEFDDTTFSLPAFLLTVKNEKAWLTMNTFVSATDCAETLYNEIVSLEEKIFEESKCALEGSKLTITSKVEVDPKGWMKAIEKVQDEMKQGNVQKVVLARELKVEMDHHIDSALVLEALRIGQPDCYVFSFDYKGACFLGATPERLIRKEDEKFTSMCLAGSTGHGQSIEESKRNSNTLLHDEKNLAEHGYVVNMIRSVLNEHCESVNIPESPGLLTTKNLIHLYTPVEAKGDASLLTMVEELHPTPALGGTPRLEAMKLIRDVELLDRGLYGAPIGWIDDKGNGEFAVALRCGLLNGEKASLFAGCGIVIDSVPQLEYEETSLKFRPMLGALEELMK from the coding sequence GTGATTCAAACGAAACAAATAGGCTTGCAAGAAGTTCTTGCTGCAGCCATTAAGCGTGCAACTGATGAAAAAATATTGGTTAGCTTCGTAAAACAAATAGACTGGATGGATCCGCTTCTGTTTTATGCAGCAGGAAAAAGGATTGCATTCGAAAATAGATGTTATTTTGCAGACCCAGCTCAGCATGTAATATTTGCTGGAATTGGCTCTGTTTTCACTATAGCAACTTCTTCTCACAAACGCTTTCAAATGGCTCGTGACGAGTGGGATAAAGTAAAAGAGAAAGCATTTGTACAAAGAGAAAGATACGAATTTGGAACAGGTCCTCTTTTATTTGGTGGATTTTCATTTGACCAAGAAAAAGAGAAAACGGACTTATGGAAAGAATTTGATGATACTACATTTTCACTACCGGCATTTTTATTAACTGTAAAAAATGAAAAAGCATGGTTAACAATGAATACATTCGTTTCAGCAACAGATTGTGCAGAAACTCTTTATAACGAAATTGTTTCTTTAGAAGAGAAAATTTTTGAGGAGAGTAAATGTGCACTAGAAGGATCGAAATTAACAATTACTTCTAAAGTAGAAGTAGATCCAAAAGGCTGGATGAAGGCCATTGAGAAAGTGCAAGATGAGATGAAGCAGGGGAACGTGCAGAAGGTTGTATTAGCGAGGGAGTTAAAAGTAGAAATGGATCATCATATTGATTCTGCTCTTGTTTTAGAAGCACTTCGCATTGGACAACCGGATTGTTACGTATTTTCTTTTGATTATAAAGGAGCATGCTTCTTAGGAGCGACGCCAGAGAGATTAATTCGCAAAGAAGATGAGAAGTTTACTTCGATGTGTCTTGCTGGTTCAACTGGTCATGGTCAATCTATAGAAGAAAGTAAACGAAATAGTAATACGCTTCTTCATGATGAAAAGAATTTAGCTGAACACGGTTATGTTGTGAACATGATCAGGTCGGTATTAAATGAGCACTGCGAATCTGTTAATATTCCGGAAAGTCCGGGCTTATTAACAACGAAGAACTTAATTCATTTATATACGCCTGTAGAGGCAAAAGGCGATGCGAGTCTTTTAACAATGGTAGAAGAATTACATCCAACACCAGCTCTTGGCGGGACACCTCGTTTGGAAGCGATGAAGCTGATTCGTGATGTTGAATTGTTAGACAGAGGATTATATGGTGCACCAATTGGCTGGATAGATGATAAAGGAAATGGTGAATTTGCGGTTGCACTTCGTTGCGGATTATTAAATGGCGAGAAAGCATCCTTATTTGCCGGCTGCGGGATTGTAATTGATTCAGTACCGCAACTTGAATATGAAGAAACAAGTTTGAAGTTTAGACCGATGCTTGGTGCTTTGGAGGAATTAATGAAATGA
- a CDS encoding 1,4-dihydroxy-2-naphthoate polyprenyltransferase, which translates to MEMNVETNSSPTAPKPSKQTGWRIWWSLLRPHTLTAAFVPVFIGTAYAMQVGGINQIHLPLFLMMLLACLLIQAATNMFNEYFDYKRGLDHEGSVGIGGAIVRDGIQPKTVLNLAFGFFGIAILLGVYICMNSSWWLAAIGLVCMTVAYLYTGGPLPIAYTPFGELTAGLFMGVIIIGISFFIQTGTVTSEVILLSIPSSILIGAILLANNIRDLDGDKENGRKTLAILVGREKAVGVLASMFIVSYIWTIALIIVNIVSPWMLIVFLSAPKALKATKGFIGKSIPMEMVPAMIATAKTNTIFGLLMGIGLLLGYFL; encoded by the coding sequence ATGGAAATGAACGTCGAAACGAATTCCTCTCCTACGGCGCCAAAGCCAAGTAAGCAAACAGGCTGGCGCATTTGGTGGAGTTTACTACGTCCCCATACATTAACAGCAGCTTTCGTTCCTGTTTTCATCGGAACAGCCTATGCAATGCAGGTCGGAGGTATAAATCAAATACATCTCCCTCTTTTTCTTATGATGCTTCTTGCTTGTCTTCTCATTCAAGCAGCAACAAACATGTTTAATGAATACTTTGATTATAAAAGAGGACTCGATCACGAAGGGTCAGTTGGTATCGGTGGCGCTATCGTTCGTGATGGCATTCAGCCAAAAACAGTGCTTAACTTAGCATTTGGATTTTTCGGCATCGCAATACTATTAGGTGTTTATATTTGTATGAATTCTAGCTGGTGGCTTGCTGCAATCGGTCTTGTTTGTATGACTGTTGCTTACCTTTATACAGGTGGTCCACTTCCCATTGCGTACACACCATTCGGAGAGTTAACAGCCGGATTATTCATGGGTGTCATTATTATTGGGATTTCATTCTTTATTCAAACTGGAACTGTAACATCAGAAGTCATTTTATTATCTATTCCAAGCTCCATTTTAATTGGTGCCATTTTATTAGCTAATAACATTCGTGACTTGGATGGCGATAAAGAAAACGGCCGTAAAACGTTAGCAATTCTCGTCGGACGCGAAAAAGCCGTTGGTGTACTCGCTTCTATGTTCATCGTTTCTTATATTTGGACAATCGCTCTAATTATCGTTAACATCGTATCACCATGGATGCTTATCGTATTTTTAAGTGCACCGAAAGCATTGAAAGCGACGAAAGGCTTTATCGGCAAAAGCATTCCAATGGAAATGGTACCTGCAATGATTGCCACAGCAAAAACAAATACAATTTTCGGTCTCCTAATGGGAATCGGATTATTACTTGGATACTTCCTATAG
- a CDS encoding yteA family sporulation protein produces MLTPQQINQFKSILEKQQQEVEQTIQTHENENRASERDSVGELSSYDNHPGDMATELYEREKDFGLIEFWHKQLEDTKHALQKIEAGTYGICEVSGEEIPFERLEAMPTATTCIQHTTNKLNMNTRPVEEEVLSPSFHKHDEDHSVEYDAEDAWQDVANYGTSETPSDLERQDSKNYNGMYVNSEENVGYVEDFENFIGTDMYGKNPQVFATEEHEEYEQMLDDFEERTFKGELSSNESSSKE; encoded by the coding sequence ATGTTAACTCCACAACAAATAAATCAATTTAAATCTATTTTAGAAAAACAACAGCAAGAAGTTGAACAAACGATACAAACTCATGAAAATGAAAACCGTGCATCTGAACGTGATTCAGTAGGAGAATTATCTAGCTATGACAACCACCCAGGTGATATGGCAACAGAATTGTACGAACGTGAGAAAGATTTCGGGCTCATCGAATTTTGGCATAAGCAGCTAGAAGATACGAAACATGCCCTACAAAAAATAGAAGCAGGTACGTACGGCATTTGCGAAGTGTCTGGCGAAGAAATTCCATTTGAAAGATTGGAAGCAATGCCGACCGCTACAACATGCATCCAGCACACGACAAATAAGTTAAATATGAATACACGACCAGTTGAAGAAGAAGTGTTGTCTCCTTCTTTCCACAAACATGATGAAGATCATTCTGTTGAATACGATGCGGAAGATGCATGGCAAGATGTTGCCAATTACGGAACGTCTGAAACACCATCTGATTTAGAAAGACAAGATTCAAAAAACTATAATGGCATGTACGTAAATAGCGAGGAAAATGTAGGCTACGTAGAGGATTTCGAAAACTTTATCGGTACAGATATGTATGGAAAAAACCCACAAGTTTTCGCTACGGAAGAGCATGAAGAATATGAACAAATGCTCGATGACTTTGAAGAGCGTACTTTCAAAGGCGAACTATCTTCAAATGAGTCAAGTTCCAAAGAATAA
- the cspD gene encoding cold-shock protein CspD, with amino-acid sequence MQTGKVKWFNGEKGFGFIEVEGGEDVFVHFSAIQGDGFKTLEEGQEVSFEIVDGNRGPQAANVTKN; translated from the coding sequence ATGCAAACAGGTAAAGTTAAATGGTTTAACGGCGAAAAAGGTTTTGGCTTCATCGAAGTTGAAGGCGGAGAAGACGTATTCGTACATTTCTCAGCTATCCAAGGCGACGGCTTCAAAACTTTAGAAGAAGGTCAAGAAGTTTCTTTCGAAATCGTTGATGGAAACCGCGGACCACAAGCAGCTAACGTTACAAAAAACTAA
- a CDS encoding TIGR00266 family protein, with translation MQAHEIEYKLYGDDMQFVEIELDPEESVIAEAGAMMMMEDHIEMETIFGDGSGQSSGLFGKLMGAGKRLVTGESMFMTVFTNTGHGKRHVSFAAPYPGKIIPVDLTEYQGKVVCQKDAFLCAAKGVSIGIEFTKKIGTGFFGGEGFIMQKLEGDGLAFMHAGGTVYKRELKPGEKLRIDTGCLVAMTKDVNYDIQFVGKVKTALFGGEGLFFATLEGPGTVWIQSLTLSRLAARLTSPAAQNSGEGSVLGGLGRLLDGKE, from the coding sequence ATGCAAGCACATGAAATCGAGTATAAATTATATGGCGATGATATGCAGTTTGTTGAAATTGAATTAGATCCTGAAGAAAGCGTTATCGCAGAGGCTGGCGCAATGATGATGATGGAAGATCATATCGAAATGGAAACCATTTTCGGTGATGGTTCTGGCCAATCTAGTGGTCTATTCGGTAAATTAATGGGCGCTGGTAAGCGTCTTGTTACAGGTGAAAGTATGTTTATGACTGTCTTTACAAATACAGGTCATGGCAAGCGCCACGTATCGTTCGCCGCTCCTTATCCCGGAAAAATTATTCCTGTTGATTTAACAGAATATCAAGGGAAAGTAGTTTGTCAAAAAGACGCGTTTCTTTGTGCAGCAAAGGGCGTTTCTATCGGGATTGAGTTTACGAAAAAAATTGGAACTGGTTTCTTCGGTGGTGAAGGTTTCATCATGCAGAAACTTGAAGGTGATGGGCTCGCTTTCATGCATGCAGGAGGAACTGTATATAAGCGTGAATTAAAACCTGGCGAAAAACTTCGCATCGATACAGGTTGTCTCGTTGCCATGACAAAAGACGTTAACTACGATATTCAATTCGTTGGAAAAGTAAAAACAGCCCTATTCGGCGGCGAAGGTTTATTCTTCGCAACGTTAGAAGGTCCTGGAACGGTTTGGATTCAGTCCTTAACACTTAGCCGTTTAGCAGCACGTCTTACAAGCCCAGCAGCTCAAAACAGCGGTGAAGGCAGCGTTTTAGGCGGACTTGGACGTCTTTTAGATGGGAAAGAATAA
- a CDS encoding lipase family protein, which produces MRTPLSFDKDTAILLASCCELTYEQYKQNGIFEIPDGFQYVQGFQGKTIQTTEWFGFILESEDTIIVAFRGTQTDTDWIIDSLVNQRPYPYALNSGNVHNGFLSIYESCRDSIMDMLVSLPAHKKLLATGHSLGGALATLHILDARINTAFSQYGLYTFASPKVGDIAFRNYYKLQVASSFRFVNLFDVVPLLPPRNINFNDRDWEYAHVHHNMTFTKNTKSVINNHSITTYKTCLTSHF; this is translated from the coding sequence ATGCGTACTCCTTTATCCTTCGATAAAGATACTGCCATATTGTTAGCTTCTTGTTGTGAGTTAACGTATGAACAATATAAACAAAATGGGATTTTCGAAATACCAGATGGTTTTCAATATGTACAAGGCTTTCAAGGAAAAACCATTCAAACGACAGAATGGTTCGGATTCATACTAGAATCTGAGGATACAATTATTGTAGCTTTTCGCGGGACACAAACAGATACAGACTGGATTATCGACTCACTCGTCAATCAAAGACCATATCCATATGCTTTAAACAGCGGAAACGTCCATAACGGCTTTCTTTCTATTTATGAATCTTGCCGGGATTCTATTATGGATATGCTTGTATCACTACCAGCCCATAAAAAACTTCTTGCAACAGGTCATAGCTTAGGAGGGGCACTCGCTACATTACACATACTAGATGCACGTATAAACACTGCCTTCTCACAGTACGGTCTTTATACATTTGCCTCTCCAAAAGTTGGAGATATCGCCTTTCGAAATTATTATAAACTACAAGTAGCTAGTAGCTTTCGTTTCGTCAACTTATTCGATGTCGTTCCACTTCTCCCTCCCCGAAACATAAATTTTAATGATCGTGATTGGGAATATGCACACGTTCATCACAACATGACATTTACGAAAAATACAAAATCCGTTATAAATAATCATTCCATTACAACATACAAAACATGTCTGACTTCTCATTTTTAA
- the glgP gene encoding glycogen phosphorylase — MFTHVESFKSAFLEKLETMYGKSFKDSTTRDQYNTLGYMVREYMNSQWIATNESYRSGERKQMYYLSIEFLLGRLLGSNILNLGIRDVCEQGLSELGISLQQLEEVEADAGLGNGGLGRLAACFLDSLASLNLPGHGCGIRYKHGLFDQKIVDGYQVEFPEQWLLHENVWEVRRHDQAVEVSYFGNVESLYIDGRLEFRHTNAEVIMAVPYDVPVVGYETNTVNTLRLWNAEPVPFPQNCKDILKYKRETEAVSEFLYPDDTHDEGKILRLKQQYFLVSASLQNIVRLHRDRYGDLRQLHEKIAIHINDTHPVLAIPELMRILLDEEKLAWEEAWYITTQTISYTNHTTLSEALEKWPIHIFKPLLPRIYMIIEEINERFCHELWERYPYEWHRIEEMAIIAHDLVKMAHLAIVGSHSVNGVAKIHTEILKQREMRLFYEFYPDKFNNKTNGIAHRRWLMKANPQLTNLISEAIGTEWKKEPIKLQALQTVQHDASFQEKFAEVKQERKEILAERIHNKMGITIDPNSIFDVQVKRLHAYKRQLLNVLHILYLYNRLKEDASFTFYPRTFIFGAKASPGYYYAKKIIKLINELARKVNNDPYVSQYMKVIFLENYRVSLAEDIFPAADVSEQISTASKEASGTGNMKFMMNGAITLGTLDGANIEIKDRVGDDNCFIFGLTAEEVLHYYQNGGYRASDYYHHNMHIKKVVDQLTNGFFAHSGAEFEAIYDSLVIQNDEYFVLRDFGPYAERQEAVGRAYENRTKWLEMSILNIAQSGHFASDRTILQYSNEIWGIGNAVTQY, encoded by the coding sequence ATGTTTACTCATGTTGAAAGCTTCAAATCAGCTTTTCTAGAAAAGTTAGAGACGATGTATGGGAAAAGTTTCAAAGATTCTACAACTCGTGATCAATACAATACGCTGGGATACATGGTACGTGAGTATATGAATAGTCAATGGATTGCAACGAACGAAAGCTATCGATCTGGAGAGCGAAAGCAAATGTATTACTTATCCATTGAGTTTTTACTTGGACGTTTGCTTGGAAGTAATATATTAAATTTAGGCATCAGGGATGTATGTGAGCAAGGACTTTCTGAGCTTGGTATTTCGTTGCAACAACTAGAAGAGGTGGAAGCAGATGCAGGTCTTGGAAATGGTGGACTTGGACGATTAGCAGCCTGTTTCCTTGATTCGCTTGCATCTTTAAACTTACCAGGTCATGGCTGTGGAATTCGCTACAAGCACGGCTTATTTGATCAAAAAATTGTTGATGGTTATCAAGTTGAATTTCCAGAACAGTGGCTTCTTCATGAAAACGTATGGGAAGTAAGAAGGCATGATCAAGCTGTAGAAGTAAGTTATTTCGGCAATGTTGAATCGCTATACATTGACGGGCGTTTAGAGTTCAGGCATACGAATGCAGAAGTGATTATGGCAGTACCATATGACGTTCCAGTAGTAGGTTATGAGACGAATACTGTAAATACACTCAGACTTTGGAATGCTGAACCAGTTCCTTTCCCGCAAAATTGCAAAGATATTTTGAAATATAAGCGTGAAACAGAGGCGGTATCGGAGTTTTTATATCCAGATGATACGCATGATGAGGGGAAAATACTTCGTTTGAAACAACAGTATTTCCTCGTATCAGCAAGTTTGCAAAATATCGTTCGTCTGCATAGAGACAGATATGGTGACCTTCGCCAATTGCATGAGAAAATTGCGATTCATATTAATGATACACATCCAGTTTTGGCGATTCCAGAACTGATGCGTATTTTATTAGATGAAGAAAAACTAGCATGGGAAGAAGCTTGGTACATAACGACGCAAACGATTTCTTATACGAATCATACGACGTTATCAGAAGCACTTGAGAAGTGGCCAATTCACATTTTTAAACCGTTATTGCCGAGAATTTATATGATTATTGAAGAGATTAATGAACGTTTCTGTCACGAACTTTGGGAACGTTATCCATATGAATGGCATCGTATTGAGGAGATGGCGATTATTGCGCATGATCTTGTGAAAATGGCTCATTTAGCAATTGTCGGTAGCCATAGTGTTAATGGTGTAGCGAAAATTCATACGGAAATTTTAAAGCAACGTGAAATGCGATTGTTTTATGAGTTTTATCCAGATAAGTTTAATAATAAAACGAATGGAATTGCTCATAGACGCTGGTTAATGAAGGCGAATCCGCAGCTGACGAACCTTATTTCAGAGGCGATTGGAACAGAGTGGAAGAAAGAACCGATTAAGCTTCAAGCCTTGCAAACAGTTCAACACGATGCGAGTTTCCAAGAGAAATTTGCAGAGGTAAAACAAGAGCGTAAAGAGATTTTAGCGGAGCGTATTCATAATAAAATGGGGATTACAATTGATCCTAATTCTATTTTTGATGTGCAAGTAAAAAGACTGCATGCTTACAAGCGACAATTATTAAATGTTCTTCATATTTTATATTTGTATAATCGTTTGAAAGAGGATGCTAGTTTTACATTTTATCCGCGTACTTTTATTTTTGGAGCGAAAGCATCACCTGGCTATTACTATGCGAAAAAAATTATTAAATTAATCAATGAACTCGCAAGGAAAGTGAATAATGATCCGTACGTAAGCCAATATATGAAAGTTATCTTTCTAGAAAACTATCGAGTGTCTCTAGCGGAAGATATATTCCCAGCGGCCGATGTAAGTGAACAAATTTCAACTGCGAGTAAAGAAGCATCAGGAACAGGTAATATGAAATTTATGATGAATGGTGCGATTACACTCGGCACGTTAGACGGAGCTAATATTGAAATAAAAGACAGAGTCGGTGATGATAACTGTTTCATTTTCGGCTTAACGGCGGAAGAGGTTCTTCATTACTATCAAAATGGTGGATATCGTGCAAGTGATTATTATCATCATAATATGCATATTAAAAAAGTAGTAGATCAGTTAACGAATGGTTTCTTTGCACATTCGGGAGCTGAATTTGAAGCGATTTACGATTCTCTCGTTATTCAAAATGATGAATACTTCGTTCTGCGAGATTTTGGTCCATATGCGGAAAGGCAAGAAGCTGTTGGTAGAGCTTATGAGAACCGAACGAAGTGGCTAGAAATGTCGATTTTAAATATTGCACAATCTGGTCATTTTGCGAGTGATCGAACAATTTTACAGTATAGTAATGAAATTTGGGGTATTGGTAATGCGGTTACACAGTATTAA